The window AAATCCAGACCAGAAGGGGTCTGCGTCTGACGCCTTCACCTCAGGCATTGAGGGTGCATGGTCCAAGGAACCATTGAAGTTTGATATGGGCTATTTCGACTATCTGTTCAATTATGAATGGGAGCTGACAAAATCGCCTGCTGGTGCGCATCAGTGGAAACCGGTTGATATGCCAGAAAGTGAAATGCCGGTTGATGCGGGTGATGGTTCAACGCCCCGTATGCCAATGATGACAGATGCCGACATGGCTATGAAAGTTGACCCGATCTACAATGAGATCTGCCAGAAATTTATGGCTGACCCAGCATATTTTGCAGATGTCTTTGCCCGTGCATGGTTCAAACTGACCCATCGCGATATGGGCCCCAAGGCCAACTATTACGGTCCAGATGTGCCACAGGAAGATCTGATCTGGCAGGATGTCATTCCTGCAGGCAGTAATGGTTATGATGTTACCGCTCTCAAGGCCAAGATCGCCGCAAGTGGTTTGACCTCGGCCGAGATGATTGCCACAGCATGGGACAGTGCGCGGACCTATCGCGGCTCGGATATGCGTGGTGGTGCCAATGGTGCACGGATCCGCTTGGCTCCTCAGAAAGATTGGGCCGGGAACGAGCCAGATCGTCTGGCGAAGGTGTTGAGCATCTTGGAACCGATTGCTACGGAGGCTGGTGCCTCGATTGCCGACGTCATTGTTCTTGCGGGGAATGTTGGCCTTGAGCAGGCGATCAAGGCAGGTGGTCATTCGGTTGATGTACCTTTCACCCCGGGCCGTGGTGATGCAACTGCCGAACAGACAGATGCAGAGAGCTTTGATGTGCTGGAGCCAGTCTCCGATGGTTTCAGAAACTGGCAGAAGAAAGCCTACGCGGTCTCCGCTGAGGAAATGATGCTTGATCGTGCCCAACTGCTAGGGCTGACCGCAGTGGAGATGACCGTGTTGGTCGGTGGCTTGCGTGTTCTTGGCACCAATCATGGCGGGAACAGCTATGGTGTGTTCACCGACAATGTCGGCACATTGTCAACGGACTTCTTCGTCAATCTGACTGATATGGCCTATAGCTGGCATCCACTTGAAGATGGCACCTATGAGTTGAGGGAGCGAGCAACAGGCGCTGTCAAATGGCAGGCGACCAGTGCTGATCTGGTGTTCGGATCCAACTCGATCTTGCGCTCCTATGCAGAGGTCTACGCTCAGGACGACAACAAAGAGAAGTTCGTGCGTGATTTCGTTGCCGCCTGGACCAAGGTCATGAATGCTGATCGCTTTGATTTGCTGGCTTGAATCTGATCATTGAGCAGTCTGAAAACAACTGCTCACAATATTGATGTTAACTGGCTCCTCCCAATTGGCGAGGAGCCTTTTTGCTTTTAATCCTTGGGAAATTTCATGTCTTCTATCAATTGCCAAGTGAAGAGAAATGCACATTTTCCGGGGCGCTGCCCACTGTTTGGTTGATGCTCATTAATCACATGCAAGAAAACGACCTCATGCTTTCCGATCTGGAGCGCGTGATTATCGGTGGTTCAGCCCGCCAAGGTCCATGACGCAAGCTTTCTGAGATGATTATGGTGCGGAAGTCATACATGACCAGGGATTACGGAAATGAGCCTGTTCGGCACTGTCGGTTCCATGAAGCCGGAACATCAAGATTTGGACGGGTAAGCATTGCTGGATGTGAAGCAAAGTGCTGGAACCGATCCATTCGGTATTAAAATGAAGATTGGCGATTAGGATAACAAGTCTCTGCCTTGGTATAATATTGCCATCGGTCGCCGGAATGGCAGTGATTGCTGTCAAACATTCGAAATGGGATGAGCGACCGTTGCTGATCCTTGTGCCATAGGATGGACAGGATATCGTCAAGGAAGACGTTTTCTCCTATATGGATGGAAAATTGCCAAATGGTGGAAGCCCGATGATATAGACGTTCTGGATGAACTTACCCATACCGCTACTGGAAAAATCAAGAAAGTAGCTCTGCGACAGCAGTTCAAAGAGTATCGTTTTCCTTCTGATCAACAATGATGTGGCTGGATACTCCTCGCTAGAGTGTTCATTGCGTCGCAGTTTCGAAAGATACCGGCAATTGCACCTCGTATTAGGTCGGAATAGTTGTGATATGGCCGTTGCCCGCATTGAGATTGTCAGGCAACATCCTTAAACTGCGCTTCTTGGGAGCGAGACAGTAGCAAGGCGGGGCAGTCAGCTTTATGAGCGGGCATTATTCATTTCATATTTCAAGACTGGCAGTCTGGGCCTTGTGGCTGGCTCGTTTGTCTATCCCGGTTGCCCTTATTTCCTTCTTGTTGATGCGGTTTGGCGGCCTGCACCCTTCCATTGCGATATATTGCTTTGCGACCGCCATCATGCTTGCACTTTTGTCACTCTTGGTGAGCATTGCGGCTTTTCCGGCTATTTGGTTTGATGGCCAAAAGGGCGGGAGGCGTCTTTGGGGGGCATTCCTGCGCGGCCTCGTTGTGTTGGTTCCTGCGTTTGTTGTTGCATTTTATTATTTCAACCGCCCGGCCTTTACCGATCTTTCTACCAATCCAGAGGATCCTCCAGTGTTTGAGATGGCATGGCAGGAACGTCAGGATTATGACAATCGCCTCGATATTGTGAGCATTGGTGAGCGGGAAGAGCAAGCAAGAGCTTACCCGGAGCTTGCGGGTAAGGATATCGAGCAAAGCCCACAATTGATCTATCTTTTGGTGCGAGATCTCATCAAGGAAAATGGCTGGACCCTTCTTGGTGAAAAGGTACCAAGCGAAGAGAATGCTGACGGCAATTTTGAAATTGGTATCCGTTCTATTGTTACCGGATTTCGCTATGTTGCCGCTATTCGTTTGCAGGACGATGGCAATGAAGGGACGCGGGTAGATATGCGTTCGGCTGCGCTATGGGGTGACCATGATTTTGGCCAGAATGCCAGACGTATCCGAAGTTTCTATTCAGATCTGGATACGAAATTGGGTCAGGGTTTGAAGCTTTACCAATTGCAATTGGAAGAATTGGAGCGTCAGGAACGTTTGAAGCGCGGGCCATTGCCACGGAGAAAGCCAAAACAGCCACCCAAATCATCGCAGAAGATTGGTTAAGACCGCCGGTGAGCGATCAATCGTTAAGTTTGTATTTGGCAGAGAGCGACGGACTTTCCTGATTGCAGCTCACCAGACCTTGTTCGACCAGATCTTCAATATGCGCAAACATGGAAAGAGCCGCAGCTCCATGCAGCGCCTTGTCCACATCGCGATAAACGATAGAGACCATCTCCGGGATTGTTTCGTCTCCGGCTGTAAGACGATCCAACACAGACTTCTCACGCCCTTGGCGATGTGCTTTCAAGCAAGCAAGGAATGGAGCAACATCCTCAACAATTCCGCCATGACCTGGCCAATAAACCGCATCCTCGCGCGCCATCAATTTATCGAGACTTTTCATATAATCGCGCATGGATCCATCAGGAGGAGCAACGATTGATGTTGACCAAGCCATTACATGATCAGCGGAAAATAGACCGCTGCCATCGGTAAAGGCAAAAGCCAGATGATTGGCAGTGTGGCCAGGTGTATGCAACACTTCCAACTCCCAACCATTTCCCTTGATAAGGTCGCCGTCTTTCACATAGACATCGATCTCAAGAGAAGTATCTGCAGAAGCATCCAATGGGTTTACTTCGCCAAGATGCAAGGGACGAGCAGGGCGATGTCCACCTTCCGCATAGATGGGCGCACCAGTCTTCTCTTGGAGCAACCTTGCTCCGGGTGAATGATCGGCATGTGTGTGAGAAATCAATATCTTGGAGATAGTTTCGCCTTTGCAAGCTGCGATTAGGTTGGCGATATGCTCCTCATCCATTGGACCTGGGTCCAGAATGGCGACTTCTTTTTCCCCAAGGATATAGGTATTGGTCCCCATCCAAGTGAAAGGGCCGGGATTATTGCAGGTAATTCTTCGTACATTGTGTAATAATTGAATAACTTCACCATAACGAGGATTAAAATCACGATTAAAAGTCAGTTTTGGTGCTGTCATCATTTGAACCCAGTGAAAAATCTTTCCTTTTCAATATGTAACGGATGAAATGGATTTGATCCAATAATTTTCTATTTGCTGCACTGCATAAATCAAAAAAAAATAATATACGCAAAATTTTGAATATCAAATATAGCCTAATATTCAATAATATATGTCCTGTATCATGTATATATAAGAAATATACAGATGATATATATAATCAGTTTGAATGCATGATTTTAATATTTAAGAGTATGTGTTGATTTTAATTTTTATTTTGATATGTATCAAAATTTTAAATTTTAGTATACTTTTAAATTAATAAATAATTAACCCATTATTTCATGTTGTTTGTTTTAAACCAACTGGATTAATACTGGGTTCGGAGAAATTTAAAGTTACTTTTAATGAACTTTTAACGACAAGTGAGTGACCATTCTCCTGACTGGTGCTTCAGGGGTGCGGCACCGTGTACGATATTGTTACCATCAGTAGGATGATCACATGGGGCAGGCAGCAGAGCTCACTGGAATAGAGCGATTTTTTGAGGATGATGACATAATTGTCAGCAAAACGGACCTCAAGGGGCGTATTACTTATGCCAACAAGGTGTTCCTGGATGTGTCGGGCTACAAGGAAAAAGAAGTTCTTGGGCAACCGCACAGCATGATCCGGCATCCGGAGATGCCAAGATGCATCTTTAAACTGCTTTGGGATTGTTTGACCTCCGGCAAAGAAATTTTCGCCTATGTCAACAATCGGGCAAAAAATGGCGATCATTACTGGGTTTATGCTCATGTCACGCCAAGCTGGGACAGGAGCGGTCAAGTGGTTGGATTTCATTCCAATCGCAGAGTGCCTGATCGTAACATACTCGATAAGGAAATCGTACCTCTCTATGACGAACTGAAGCGTTTGGAAAATGACCATCGTAACGCCAAGCAAGGAATGCTGGCGGGTGCAGAACGCGTAAGCAAAATGTTGGAAGAACTCGGGATCGGTTACGATGAGTTTATGGCAACGATCGGCCAAGGTCGTCGTCGCGGTTTCCGTTGAACGGGTTCATGTCGTGGTGGTCGGCGGAACAAGGTTAAATGTAAAGGATTGTCTCTGGAGGCTGCAACATGGCACTTGGCAGTCCGGTAATATAGCTCCAGAGGAATATCGCAAGGGTGGGTAAGATGTCGTTTCTAACTTCAAAAACAGCAATCGAGAAGGCAATTCAGGTTTGCCAGGCGGTTGCTGGTGGGGATTTCGAGGCACGAATTCTCGATATTCCGGACAAAGGTGACATGGCAGAGTTGATGCATGCCATCAACTTGCTGATCGATCGAACTGATGCTTATATCAGGGAGTCAAAAGCCTGCCTGGATTATGTCTCTCGCAACCAGCATTTTCGCCTGATTGCAGAAAAAGGTATGGTCGGGAATTTCCAACAAGCAGCTCAAAGTATCAATCAGGCGACCTACTCCATTAAGCAAAAGCATGATGATTTTACCAAAATGGGAGATCGTTTCGAAAATGATCTCAATAATATCACAGCTCAGATGTCCAGCATGATTGGTGATTTACAGGGGTCTTCGGACGAAGTTGGTACTGCATCGAAGAATGCTCAATCCGAGGCTTTGGTGGTTGCTGCCGGAGCCGAGGAAGCATCGGCCAATATGCAATCGGTAGCCGCAGCCACGGAAGAATTGACAACCTCCATTTCCGAGATCAATCGCCAGGTAAATGAAGCCGCTGGCATTGCACAGGCTTCTGTACAGAAATCTCAAGATATGAGTGAAGGAATCCTTGGTCTCTCAACTGCGTCTTCCCAGATTGGAGATGTGGTTTCCCTGATTTCCGATATCGCTGCCCAGACCAACCTTCTGGCCTTGAACGCAACCATTGAAGCCGCCCGTGCGGGAGAAGCTGGTCGTGGTTTCGCGATTGTGGCGCAAGAAGTGAAAAATCTGTCGGCGCAAACCGCTGCCGCAACAGAAGAAATTACTTCACAGATCTCATCCCTGCAAACTGCAACACAAAGAGCCGTAGGCGCTAACGATGAGATAAGCAAAACGATTGCAAGGGTAAGCGAAATTTCGACAGCAATTGCCGCAGCCGTTGAGCAGCAAAGCGATGCAACCAAGGAAATTGCAGCCAATCTTGATGAAGCAGCCAAAGGCACGACTGATGTCAGTATCGGCATCACCTCGGTGAATGAAGCGACCAAGATAACGGATTCTTCAGCTCAAAAAGTTTTGGCTGTTTCCAATCTGATGGTTGAACAGGAGAAAAACCTGGCCCATCTGAAAGATGAGCTGGGAACCTTCCTTTGCGAAATCCGCAAAGTTGGGTGACGGTTAGGGCATATTCCCGCAAAGTGTGTGCAGTTTTCGGATAAGAATATGCTCTGGAGTTGGACTGACAAAACAAAGTGGTGAGCATGTCAGAAAAAGGGCTCCTTTTCGGGGAGCCCTTTTTATATTGGACTTTTGGTGTCACACACAGCCAATTAATTTGAAGTGCCGTTTGGTGGAACTGGACATGACCGCCCTTCTTCCCGAAGGTTTACCTGAATTGGCGCGTCATTGGCTTGCTTTTGTGCGACTTTACTCTGCATCACATCGGCGGTGAAACAATAGCCAATGCCATGGATGGTCTTCACATAGGTCGGATTGGCTGCATCAGGTTCAATCTTCTTGCGAAGACGCATGATATGAACATCGACGGTACGGTCACCTACATAACATTGCCGCCCTCGTGCCAGATCCAGTAGTTGGTCCCGTGACAGGACACTATGGGGATGCTTGACCATGGCATGAAGCAACTCAAACTCGGTCGTGGTGAGATTGACGTCTTTACCACTGATGGCATTGCGAAGTGTGCGTTCCTGAGCATTCATGACAAATTGATCGAACTGCAAGATAGGTGTGCCTTCACTGGTCTGGCGGACAGCGACATCTTCCAGGCGACAACGACGAAGAACCGTCTTGATGCGTGCCAGTAGCTCGCGAGCCTCAAAAGGTTTGGTGACATAGTCATCTGCACCAAACTCCAACCCCAAGACACGATCAAATGGATCATCGCGCCCTGAAAGTACAATGACAGGAAGGTTGGAATCCGTCCGCATGTCACGCAAAATATCGAAGCCGTCACGATCAGGAAGACCGATATCAAGGATGCAAAGATCCACAGTCTGCTGGTTCAATACTTTCGCCATTTCAGCAGCTGTGGCCGTGCAGCTCACCTGATAATGCTGCTTCTCCAAATATCTGGACAAGAAAGATGTGATCTGTGGATCATCATCCACGATCAATATATGGCCTGTTGTCATGGTCGCTCTTCCCTCGGTTGAGCGGTATTTTATCAGGCGGTCTAAATTCTGACTTGATGTCGATCAACGCAAGCCGCTTGAGAGGGGATAAAATACGTCAAAAAACGTATATGGAGTGTATCATCAATCCGGTGCCGCATTTTTCCGACCATATGCACCAAGGCTCAGAAAGCGGAGAAACAATCATGTTTTCGTCCTTACATCGATTTTTCTCCAAAGCCCCGGAACGTGTGGAAGGGATACCTGTAGGACTGTTTGCTGGTGGATTGCTGGCTGGCATCATTTTGACAGCATTGTTCCTGGCACTGGGAACTGTCACCCGCTTTGAGCAGATCAAGTCCGGCTGGATTTCCTTTTCGCATCAGGCCGAGGAAAAGGGCGTCTGGATTTCGCAGATTCGTGGCCATTTTGGGTATGGGGGCATGATCCATAATTTCAAGAATTATGTATTGCGCCGTGATGATATCTATATTCAGAGTTTGCGCCAGGAATTCAAGGATCTGTATCAACCTATCGATGCCTATATTGCCTCTCATCCGTCATCCGAAGAAATCAAGGCCTTGATTGCCATCAGGCGTACAGTCAAGCGTTATGAGTTGAAAATTCCGGTGGTTCTGAAAGCCACCCAAGAGGGGTGGAATGCAGAACGGCTGGATAAAGCAGTAAAAGTCAATGACACGGCTGCGTTGCAAGGTTTGAACACATTGGAGACGATCTGGTGGCAGGAGAGGCAAGACAATATCTCGGATCTGGTGAATGCTCTGTCGCGTGGAGAGCAGCTTACTCGTTACGCTTTCATTGGGTTGTTTGTGTTGATCATTCTGGCGGCATTGCTGATCGGCTTGATGCATTTTCTTATTCAGCGCATCACAGCATCTGCTGATCAACTCTCAAAAGAGCTGTCAGCCCGCAGAAAGGCGCAAGAAGCAGAGAAAAAACTGCTGCGAGCGGTAGAGCAAAGTCCAACCACCATTGCCATCTCTGATACAAAGGGCAAAATCGAATATGTGAACCGCAAATTCTGCGAGCTCACGGGTTATGATCAGCAGGAATTGGTGGGACATAATCCCAATATTCTGAAATCAGGCTATACCAGCGAAGAAGCATATAAGCTTATCTGGCAGCGGCTTAATACAGGACAGGAATGGCGCGGTATTTTCAAGAACCGAAAGAAGGATGGCTCATTTTATTGGGCTTCAACATCCATTCTGCCACTGAAGGATGAAGATGGGAATGTCACCAACTTCATTGGGATTGGTGAGGATATCACGGAAAAAAAAGCCGCTCAGCAGCATATGGTCAAGGCCCAGAAGATGGAGGCCGTTGGGCTTCTGGCTGGTGGAATTGCCCATGATTTCAATAATATCCTGATGGTCATTCTTGGCAATGTGCAGATTGCTTTGCTGGATGCCGATCAGGCGGCCAATTCCGAGGAACTGGAACATATCGAAATAGCCGCCCGCCGTGCTCAGAGCCTTGTTAAACAATTGCTGACTTTTGCGCGTCGGCAGCCTGTAAGTCCCAGAAGCTTGCATCTGGGGCAGCAGATCGACGAAATTTTGGTTCTTCTGCGTGCCTCTATTGCAAATACGATCTCCTTGGGTTTTGAGCGTCTTTGCAAGCCCGGTGAATGCACGATCATGGCAGACCCGACACAGATTCATCAGATCCTGATGAATTTGTCACGCAATGCAGCTGAGGCGATTGGTGGCAAGGCAGGCTCTATCACTTTCGAGCTCTCTCGCATGACAGTGGAAGAGGAGCATGGTTTGAGCAAACTGCCAGAGCATGCCAAAGGCGTTGTAAAGCTCTCCGTAATCGATACCGGTCCCGGTATTCCAGCTCATATTGTTGAACGCGTGTTCGACCCTTTTTATTCCACCAAGCCAATTGGCAAGGGAACGGGGCTTGGCCTCTCTGTTGTTCGCTCACTGGTGGAAGACATGAATGGTCGCGTCGAGGTCGAGAATAATCCGCAAGGTGGCACGATCATGTCACTCTATTTCCCGTTGATCGAGTCAGATGATCAGGTGGAAACACAATCTGCCCAACTTGTTGGTGGTCATGAGCAGATTCTCTTGGTTGATGATGAGGAAGAGGTTCTTTTTGTCATGCGCCGCTTGCTGACCCGCCTTGGCTATCGGGTAGTGGCTTTTACATCCAGCCAAAGCGCGCTTGCAGATTTCGCCATGGATCCTCAGCGCTATCACTTGCTGCTGACCGATCTGGTGATGCCGGAATTGGGAGGGGAAGACCTCATCAAAGCGGCAAGGGCTATTCGCCCGGACCTGCCGATCATTCTTTCTACGGCCTATATGCAAGATAATGACAAACTGACCGATATCGAAGACCTGACCATTCTGCAAAAACCGGTCGATGTCATGGAAGTAGCCAACGCGGTTCGAGGCAAATTGGATGGATAGGCTTCAGTTTTTACGAAAGCTATGATGCATGATTGTGTTTTCTGGCCTGATCATCAGTCATGCATAGTGGCTGAAACCTGTTTTGGCGTATTCCGGTAGATCAAACTGACTCAGGCAACGATTCTGTTTTCCCACCTAACCAAAATCAAGATCACATGTGAAAATCTGTGCTTCGATGGAGCATATGGAGTGCTGGCGTGCCTTTTCTGCAGGGCTGATGGTTGAGCTATGTCAATCTGGCGTATGATGCAAGTCAATTGCGTACTGAAAATTCAGGTAATTATTTGAATTTAGTTTGTAATTTCGTTTGTTACATCTCGTTACATCTTGTTTTGTATCGTCACGGGATTCCGCTCTTCTGGAAAAACCTGCGTTACAACGCCGCGCTATCTTCTGAGCCGTGGCTGGCTGTCTGGATTGCTGAGGACCAGTGATCATGACAAGGACTTGACCGCGCCAGCCCGACCAGAGGATACATCAATGACGAAACAGTATACTGCAAGGATTGGTCTTCTCTCCGCAGTTTCTGCCATGGCAATGGGCGTTGCTTTTGTGGCAGGACCAGCGGTTGCGGCTGATCCGGGCCCTGTACCCACAATCAAGGTAGACGCCAAGAAGGCGGCGCTTGGGAAACGGCTTTTCTTTGATCCGCGTTTGTCTGGCGATGCGGAACTTTCCTGCTCCAGCTGTCACGATCCGGAAAAAGGCTTCACCGATGGTGAAGCGCTTTCTTCCGCCTATGCAGGCAGCAACGGCTTCCGCAATGTACCAACGCTGATCAATACAGCACATAAAGCGGCCTGGTTCCATGATGGCCGTGTCGGGACCAATCTGAACGATATCACCCGTGAGTCCATTACGGAAACCTACAACATGAATATGGACATGCGCCTGATGCAGGAACGCATCAAGCAGGATCCGGTTTATGTGAAAATGTTCAAGGATGCCGGTTACGGAGAGCCATCCAACGGTTCGGTTCGCAAAGCCATTCCGGAATATCTGAAAACTCTGACTTCCCGAGGTTCCCCTTATGACAAGGGTGAAATGAGCGAGCAGGCGAAAGCTGGTTTTGAGCTGTTCAAAGGTAAAGCAGGCTGCATCTCCTGTCACTCCGGTGATCGCTTCACCGACGACAAGCCGCACAAACTTGGCGTGCCGAACAATCCAGCCATCTGGAATGAACCCGAGCGCCATATCACCTTCGTGACCTTTGCAAAATTCCAGGGCTTGGAAAATTACATGAATCTGCGTCAGGACCCTGGTGCCTACATCCGTTATCACGACGAGACGTTGATGCCTATGGGGTCCTTCATGACACCGACTTTGCGTGAGCTGAAGCAGACTGGCCCTTACATGCATAATGGCATGTTCGACAGTTTGTTTGAGGTCGTCAATTTCTATGATCAGGGTGGCGGTCAGGACAAAGACAAAGATCCTGCACTTAAGCCTCTCGGCCTGTCCTTCGATGAAAAGAACCAGTTGGTCGCTTTCCTGGAAAGCCTGTCTGGTGACGTTCTGAACGGCAAAGACTTCGTGCCAGAAGAAATCGATACCGAATACACGGTGATTGATGACTGGCGTAAAGCGAAAAACTAGGGGGCACGAATAAGATGAAAGCGAAATCAAATCTGTTCGCATCCGTCGCCACCCTTGCAAGTGTAGCGACACTCACACTCGGTTCTGCCTTTGCTGGTGAGGTAGCCCCTCCAAGCATCGAAGAACTGCTGAAGCCTTTCGACAAGCCTTCCATGAAAATTGAAAGCGCGATCAAAGGCGGCGACCCTGACCCGGATCCGGCATTGGAAGCTCTCGGTCCTCCACCAATCCCTGCGGACAATAAAATGACCGCCGAGAAAGTGGAATTGGGCAAGAAGTTGTTCTTCGATCCACGTCTGGGTGGCAACCCATCCACTCCATGTTCCGCATGTCACCTTCCAGAGGTTGGCTGGGACGTAGAGGACAAGGTCTCCTTCGGTTATCCCGGTGCTGTGCACTGGCGTAATTCTCAGACCATCGTCAACTCTGCCTATTACAGCAAGCTCTTCTGGGCTGGTTCTTCAGGCAACCTTGAAAAGCAGGCGCGTTCTGCGGCTCGTGGTGCTGTGGCTGGTAACGGCGAAGACGATATGATGGAAAGCCGTCTGGCCTTCGTTCCGGAATATCGTGAAGCCTTCAACAAGGTCTTTGGTGATCAATGGCCACTGGTTCGCAACGCCTATCGTGCGATTGCTGCCTTTGAACGGACAATCGTTCAGCGTGACACACCATTCGATAAATATCTGCTTGGTGACAAGAGCGCTCTGGATGATAGCCAGAAACGTGGTCTGGAATTGTTCCGCGGCAAAGCTGGCTGCATGGAATGCCACAATGGCCCACTTCTATCTGATCAGAAATACTACAATACCGGCGTACCGCCGCTGGATGAGTGGGACAATGATGCACTGAAACAGATCACGTTCCGTTTCGAGCTCTATGCGAAAGGCTCCACCGAGAAGATGTATCGTCATACCAAAGACGATCCTGGCTTCTACTTCCGGGCCAAGAACAAGAAAGACAAGGGCAAGTTCCGTACGCCATCCCTGCGCTACACCCTCTATTCCGAGCCATACATGCATAACGGCATGATTGCGACCTTGGATGATGTGGTTGAGTTCTACAATCAGGGCGGCGGCACCAACGAATTTGCTGAAAACAAAACCAAACTGATCAAGCCTCTAGGTCTGAGT is drawn from Cohaesibacter gelatinilyticus and contains these coding sequences:
- a CDS encoding cytochrome-c peroxidase; amino-acid sequence: MKAKSNLFASVATLASVATLTLGSAFAGEVAPPSIEELLKPFDKPSMKIESAIKGGDPDPDPALEALGPPPIPADNKMTAEKVELGKKLFFDPRLGGNPSTPCSACHLPEVGWDVEDKVSFGYPGAVHWRNSQTIVNSAYYSKLFWAGSSGNLEKQARSAARGAVAGNGEDDMMESRLAFVPEYREAFNKVFGDQWPLVRNAYRAIAAFERTIVQRDTPFDKYLLGDKSALDDSQKRGLELFRGKAGCMECHNGPLLSDQKYYNTGVPPLDEWDNDALKQITFRFELYAKGSTEKMYRHTKDDPGFYFRAKNKKDKGKFRTPSLRYTLYSEPYMHNGMIATLDDVVEFYNQGGGTNEFAENKTKLIKPLGLSDKEKADLVNFLKSLSGDEIIVEEPELQDYAPLPAPTAMK
- a CDS encoding cytochrome-c peroxidase translates to MTKQYTARIGLLSAVSAMAMGVAFVAGPAVAADPGPVPTIKVDAKKAALGKRLFFDPRLSGDAELSCSSCHDPEKGFTDGEALSSAYAGSNGFRNVPTLINTAHKAAWFHDGRVGTNLNDITRESITETYNMNMDMRLMQERIKQDPVYVKMFKDAGYGEPSNGSVRKAIPEYLKTLTSRGSPYDKGEMSEQAKAGFELFKGKAGCISCHSGDRFTDDKPHKLGVPNNPAIWNEPERHITFVTFAKFQGLENYMNLRQDPGAYIRYHDETLMPMGSFMTPTLRELKQTGPYMHNGMFDSLFEVVNFYDQGGGQDKDKDPALKPLGLSFDEKNQLVAFLESLSGDVLNGKDFVPEEIDTEYTVIDDWRKAKN